One Patescibacteria group bacterium DNA segment encodes these proteins:
- a CDS encoding nucleoside monophosphate kinase — protein MLKYKNIILFGPQGSGKGTQADILAEKFGMPHISTGEIFRQEIKEHTEIGKMAEQII, from the coding sequence ATGTTAAAATACAAAAACATTATCCTATTCGGTCCACAGGGCAGCGGCAAGGGAACTCAAGCAGATATTTTGGCAGAAAAGTTTGGGATGCCGCATATTTCTACAGGCGAGATTTTTCGGCAGGAAATTAAAGAGCACACGGAAATTGGTAAAATGGCCGAGCAGATTATCA